The genomic window TCGCGCCGCAGCAGGGAGTTGACCACCTCGCGCATCGGCAGCACCACGCGGCGCAGCTTGACCAGGCTCTTGCGCAGCTCGTAGGAGGTGCGCTGGACCTCCTGGATCTGCTCGGGGCTGTCCTCGAAGAGCAGGTCCTCCAGGTTCTCGATCCGCTCGTCCAGCACCTGGACGGCCTTGAAGTGGCTGTCGACCAGGTAGTCCAGCAGCCCGTGCACCAGGAAGCCCACGCCGTGTTCGGCCAGCTCCGGGGTGTTGTCCCAGCGCTCGACGACGTGGTCCATGTCGCAGTGCCGACCCTTGCGGATGGTGATCAGGGCGTTGGGCGTGATGAAGGCGGCGACCTCGCCGACGCTGAAGGCGGCGGTGTCGGGGTCAAGGCAGACCGCGTAGGCGGAGAGGAAGAGGTGCGTGCGGTAGCGGTCGAGCTTGGGGCGCTGGTGGTCGTTGCGGGCGTCCTCGACGGCGAGGGCGTGCAGGCCGAACTCCTCGATGATCGTCTCGAAGTCGGCGGACTCCGGGTCGTGCACGTCCAGCCAGACCGTGGATTCGGGGTCCCCTATGTAGTCGGAGATCTCCTCGGCGGGGAAGCCCTCCAGTTTCAGGGTGCCGTTGCGGTACAGCCGGGTGCGCATCATGGCGGACACCCTAGCCGTGCTGCCAACACCGCTCGCACCGGCCCGGTGGGGCACCGTGGCCGCCCGGGATCTCGGGACACCGGGGGCGATTCGTATTAAAAACTGATGATCCATAAGATGCGCCCTGTGACGATCACCAAACGACGATGGCCGGCCCGTCCGGCCGCCCTGTCGGCAGCCCTGCTGACGGTGGCCTTCTCGGTCCTGGGCGGCGGCCTGCCCGCCCAGGCCGACGCCCCGACGCCCACCGCCAGTGCGCCGACCACCACCGAAGCGCCCAAGGTCGACCTCATCCTCGACGTCAGCGGCTCCATGGGGACCGCCGACATCGAGGGCCGGAGCCGGATCTCGGTGGCCCAGCAGTCCATCGACGAGGTGATCGACGCGCTGCCGCCCGAGGCCGAGTTCGGCATCCGGACGCTGGGCGCGACCTACCCGGTGAGCGACAAGACGGACGGCTGCAAGGACACCAAGGTCCTCTACCCGGTCGGCAGGACCGACAAGGTCGAGGCCAAGACCGCCGTCGCCACCCTGCGCCCCACCGGCTGGACCCCGATCGGCCTGGCCCTGCAGGGCGCGGCACAGGACCTGGGCACCGGGCAGGCCACCCGCCGCGTGGTGCTGATCACCGACGGCGAGGACGACTGCGCCCCGCCGGACCCGTGCGACGTGGCCCGCCAGCTGGCCGCCCAGGGCACCCACCTGGTGGTGGACACGCTGGGCCTGGCCCACGACGACCAGGTCCGCCAGCAGTTGCTCTGCATCGCCAACGCCACCGGCGGCACCTACACCGACGTGCGCACCCAGCAGCAGCTCACCCAGCGGGTCCAGCAACTGGTCCAGAAGTCGGACACCAGTTACCGGGCGACACCCGCCAACGTCTCGGGCTCCGACAGCTGCGCCGGCGCCCCGCTGCTCACCCCCGGCGTCTACGCCGACCGGGAGAAGTTCTCCGAGCACCGCTACTACCGCGTCTCGGTCAAGCCCGGCCAGGAGCTGCGCGCCTCGGTGAGCGTCACCCCCGACCGCGCGGTGGCCCGCGACTACGGCGTACTGCTGCAGGCCAGCGACGCCTCCGGCCAGGAACTCGTGCGCGGTTCGGACGCGGGCAGCGGGCGCACCGACGTCGCCTCCACCGGGGTGCGCTGGTCCGCCAGTGACTCGCCCAGCGCCACCGCCACGCCGACCGGCGGCTCCACGGGGAGCACGGGGAGCACGGCCGACGCGAGCGCCGGTCAGATCGTCTGCCTGACCGTGAGCAACTCCTTCGCCGCGCAGCCCGGCGTGCAGACCGACCCCGGTCTGCCGCTGGAGCTGACGGTGGACGTCGTGAAGGCCTCGCCCGCGCCGGCCGGCCCGGCACTGGGCCTGGGCCGCGGCTGGATCATGCTGCTGGTGCTCACCGGGGCGGGGCTGGTCACCGGCCTGCTCTGGGGCTGGATCGCCCGGTGGCGGATCTCTGTCTGGCGGGAGAACTGACGATGCGTGGCACCTACTTG from Kitasatospora sp. NBC_01250 includes these protein-coding regions:
- a CDS encoding magnesium transporter CorA family protein, encoding MMRTRLYRNGTLKLEGFPAEEISDYIGDPESTVWLDVHDPESADFETIIEEFGLHALAVEDARNDHQRPKLDRYRTHLFLSAYAVCLDPDTAAFSVGEVAAFITPNALITIRKGRHCDMDHVVERWDNTPELAEHGVGFLVHGLLDYLVDSHFKAVQVLDERIENLEDLLFEDSPEQIQEVQRTSYELRKSLVKLRRVVLPMREVVNSLLRRDVHVVNEPMMPYYQDVYDHVLRATEWTESLRDLVTTVMETNLTVQGNRMNMIMKKVTSWAAIIAVPTAVTGFYGQNVPYPGFGTQAGFWASTVIMIVLSVVLYVTFKRRDWV
- a CDS encoding VWA domain-containing protein — encoded protein: MRPVTITKRRWPARPAALSAALLTVAFSVLGGGLPAQADAPTPTASAPTTTEAPKVDLILDVSGSMGTADIEGRSRISVAQQSIDEVIDALPPEAEFGIRTLGATYPVSDKTDGCKDTKVLYPVGRTDKVEAKTAVATLRPTGWTPIGLALQGAAQDLGTGQATRRVVLITDGEDDCAPPDPCDVARQLAAQGTHLVVDTLGLAHDDQVRQQLLCIANATGGTYTDVRTQQQLTQRVQQLVQKSDTSYRATPANVSGSDSCAGAPLLTPGVYADREKFSEHRYYRVSVKPGQELRASVSVTPDRAVARDYGVLLQASDASGQELVRGSDAGSGRTDVASTGVRWSASDSPSATATPTGGSTGSTGSTADASAGQIVCLTVSNSFAAQPGVQTDPGLPLELTVDVVKASPAPAGPALGLGRGWIMLLVLTGAGLVTGLLWGWIARWRISVWREN